A genomic window from Meleagris gallopavo isolate NT-WF06-2002-E0010 breed Aviagen turkey brand Nicholas breeding stock chromosome 23, Turkey_5.1, whole genome shotgun sequence includes:
- the MRTO4 gene encoding mRNA turnover protein 4 homolog, with the protein MPKSKRDRKVSLTRTPRKGLEAKQALITELRRCVDTYKNIFIFSVANMRNNKLKDVRNAWKHSRIFFGKNKVMMVALGREPSSEYRENLHKVSKHLRGEVGLLFTNRTKEEVDEWFSSFKEVDFARAGNKATYTVSLDTGPLEQFPHSMEPQLRQLGLPTALKKGVVTLLSDYEVCKEGDILTPEQARVLKLFGYEMAEFKVTIKCLWNSETGDFQKLAEDEDDEEEEEEDIDISEN; encoded by the exons ATGCCGAAGTCCAAGCGGGACCGAAAGG TGTCCCTGACACGGACACCCAGGAAGGGTTTGGAAGCCAAGCAGGCACTGATCACTGAG CTGCGGCGATGCGTGGACACCTACAAAAACATCTTCATCTTCTCCGTGGCCAACATGAGGAACAACAAGCTGAAGGACGTGCGGAACGCCTGGAAGCACAGCCG GATCTTCTTCGGGAAGAACAAAGTGATGATGGTGGCGCTGGGCCGGGAGCCGAGCAGCGAGTATCGGGAGAACCTGCATAAG GTCAGCAAGCACCTGAGGGGGGAGGTTGGTCTCCTCTTCACCAATCGCACCAAGGAGGAGGTGGATGA GTGGTTCTCCAGCTTCAAGGAGGTGGACTTTGCGAGGGCAGGGAACAAGGCGACGTACACCGTCAGCCTGGACACGGGGCCCTTGGAGCAGTTCCCCCATTCCATGGAGCCTCAGCTGCGACAGCTGGGATTGccaacagctttaaaaaaag GAGTGGTGACGCTGCTTTCAGATTATGAAGTCTGCAAAGAAGGGGACATTCTGACCCCCGAGCAAGCACGGGTCCTG AAACTCTTTGGCTACGAGATGGCAGAGTTCAAAGTGACCATCAAATGCCTGTGGAATTCTGAGACCGGAGACTTCCAGAAACTTGCagaagatgaggatgatgaggaggaagaagaggaggacaTTGACATCAGTGAGAACTAG
- the LOC100538805 gene encoding aflatoxin B1 aldehyde reductase member 2-like, with amino-acid sequence MEMGRRAGPEASSAMLRAFLRRGHRLLDTAHMYAGGESERILGTLLAGGEQSVEVATKANPWEGKTLKPESVRSQLNTSLERLQRTSVELFYLHAPDHGTPVEETLRACNELHKEGKFKELGLSNYAAWEVAEICTICKCNNWLMPTVYQGMYNATTRQVELELFPCLRHYGLRFYAYNPLAGGLLTGKYKYEDKDTRQPTGRFFGNDWAQAYRDRYWKKHNFEGIELVEKALKDAYGSNAPSLTSAALRWLYHHSKLQGSLGDAVIIGMSNMEQLEQNLNYSEEGPLLPPVVEAFDKAWKLTAHDCPNYFR; translated from the exons ATGGAGATGGGGCGGCGCGCGGGCCCTGAGGCGAGCTCCGCCATGTTGCGCGCCTTCCTGAGGCGCGGACACCGCCTGCTCGACACCGCCCATATGTACGCGGGCGGGGAGTCCGAGCGCATCCTTGGCACGCTGCTGGCCGGCGGGGAGCAGTCGG TGGAAGTGGCCACCAAGGCCAACCCCTGGGAAGGGAAGACTCTGAAGCCAGAGAGTGTGCGGTCACAGCTGAACACGTCCCTGGAGAGGCTGCAGAGGACGAGCGTTGAACTCTTCTATCTCCATGCCCCCGACCACGGGACCCCAGTGGAGGAGACGCTGCGTGCCTGCAATGAGCTGCACAAGGAG GGAAAGTTTAAAGAACTCGGCCTGTCGAACTACGCAGCGTGGGAGGTGGCAGAAATCTGCACCATCTGCAAGTGCAACAACTGGCTGATGCCAACTGTGTACCAG GGCATGTACAACGCAACCACCCGCCAGgtagagctggagctgttcccTTGTCTGAGACACTACGGGCTGCGGTTCTACGCCTACAATCCGCTGGCTG GAGGGCTGCTGACTGGAAAGTACAAGTATGAGGACAAAGACACACGCCAGCCCACTGGAAGATTTTTTGGGAATGACTGGGCTCAAGCCTACAGGGACAG gTACTGGAAGAAGCACAACTTTGAAGGAATTGAACTAGTAGAAAAAGCTCTGAAAGATGCTTATGGTTCCAATGCACCAAGCCTGACCTCAGCCGCATTGCGTTGGTTGTACCACCACTCCAAGCTACAG GGTTCTCTTGGAGACGCAGTGATCATTGGGATGTCCAACATGGAGCAGTTGGAGCAGAATCTGAACTACAGCGAGGAGGGCCCACTGCTTCCACCTGTAGTGGAGGCGTTTGACAAAGCCTGGAAGCTGACTGCACACGACTGCCCCAACTACTTCCGCTAG
- the EMC1 gene encoding ER membrane protein complex subunit 1, which produces MQKLGEICEASRRGSRPSHAARPRRRQQYVGKLKFASLEAAQGSKKLLVGTEKNVVAALNSRSGEILWRHADKATPEGAIDAMLIHGQDAITVSSAGRILRSWETNIGGLNWETSLDTGSFQTASLVGLQDAVKYVAVLKKAAISLHYLSNGHQKWVEHLPESDNTQYQMLYSHGTGVIHVLGVVPQSHLKVLTLRVEDGEVIEQTKVAAPWLKSLNGACGVVGEAVLVCADTATHSLYVCSLETEQEVKQIPLQSLDLEFADGFQPRILATQPSVINASRTQFFLQLSPGHFSLLQCKQGLLSHLRDFQQAALVSFATTGEKTVAAVLTCRNELKPGSSDSLHGSALEDSQKQESLTCSNQTYNINLYLVETGQRLLDTTITFHLEQNGAKPEQLYIQVFLKKDDSVGYRALVQTEDHMLLFLQQPGKVVWSREESLAEVVSLEMVDLPLTGAQAELEGEFGKKADGLLGMFLKRLSSQLILLQAWTAHLWKMFYDARKPRSQIKNEINIDNLARDEFNLQKMMVMVTASGKLFGIESSSGTILWKQYLRNVRPGASLKLMVQRTTAHFPHPPQCTLLVKDKETKMSFLYVFNPIFGKRSQVAPPVLKRPVLQTLLLPIMDQDYAKVLLLIDDEYKVTAFPATKNVLRQLEEMAHSIFFYLVDAEQGKLSGFRLKKDLTTEESWQVAIPTEVQRIVTVKGKRSSEHVHSQGRVMGDRSVLYKSLNPNLLAVVTESTDTHHERTFVGIFLIDGVTGRIIHSSVQKKAKGPVHIVHSENWVVYQYWNTKARRNEFTVLELYEGTEQYNATAFSSLDRPLLPQVLQQSYIFPSAISAMEATITERGITSRHLLIGLPSGAILSLPKALLDPRRPEIPTEQSREENLIPYSPDVQIHAERFINYNQTVSQIRGIYTAPSGLESTCLVVAYGLDIYQTRVYPSKQFDVLKDDYDYVLISSVLFGLVFATMITKRLAQVKLLNRAWR; this is translated from the exons ATGCAGAAACTGGGAGAAATATGTGAAG CTTCTCGCCGCGGCTCGCGCCCGTCTCACGCTGCCCGTCCCCGCAGGAGGCAGCAGTACGTGGGGAAGCTGAAGTTCGCCTCTCTGGAGGCCGCGCAGGGCTCCAAGAAGCTGCTGGTGGGCACTGAGAAGAACGTGGTGGCAGCGCTCAACTCCCGCAGCGGCGAAATCC TGTGGCGCCATGCAGATAAAGCCACCCCTGAAGGAGCGATCGATGCGATGCTGATCCACGGGCAGG ATGCCATCACTGTATCCAGCGCTGGGCGCATCCTGCGTTCTTGGGAGACCAACATTGGAGGGCTGAACTGGGAGACATCGCTGGACACGGGCAG TTTCCAGACCGCGAGTCTGGTGGGGCTGCAGGACGCAGTGAAGTACGTGGCAGTGCTGAAGAAGGCAGCCATCTCCCTGCACTACCTGTCCAATGGGCACCAGAAGTGGGTAGAACACCTGCCAGAAAG TGACAATACTCAGTACCAGATGTTATATTCCCATGGGACTGGAGTGATCCACGTGCTTGGAGTTGTCCCCCAGAGCCATTTGAAGGTTTTAACGCTCAGAGTGGAGGATGGAGAAGTCATAGAACAG ACCAAAGTAGCAGCCCCGTGGCTGAAGAGCTTAAATGGAGCCTGCGGTGTGGTGGGGGAGGCAGTGCTGGTGTGTGCAGACACTGCCACGCATTCGCTCTACGTTTGCTCCTTGGAGACTGAGCAGGAGGTGAAGCAGATCCCGCTGCAG TCACTTGACCTGGAGTTTGCTGATGGCTTCCAGCCCAGGATACTGGCTACTCAGCCCAGTGTGATCAACGCTTCGCGGACTCAGTTCTTCCTGCAGCTGTCTCCGGGTCACTTCTCTTTGCTGCAGTGCAAACAGGGGCTGCTGAGCCACCTGCGAGACTTCCAGCAG gcagctcTGGTGAGCTTTGCAACAACTGGGGAGAAGACCGTTGCAGCTGTGCTGACCTGTAGGAACGAATTG AAACCTGGAAGTTCTGACAGCCTTCATGGAAGTGCTCTGGAGGACTCCCAGAAACAA GAATCCTTAACCTGTTCCAATCAAACCTACAACATCAATCTCTATCTGGTTGAAACTGGACAAAGATTGCTGGATACCACGATTACTTTTCACCTGGAGCAGAACGGTGCCAAGCCAGAGCAG cTCTATATCCAGGTTTTCCTGAAGAAGGATGACTCGGTGGGCTACCGAGCCTTGGTGCAAACAGAAGACCACATGCTGCTGTTCCTCCAGCAGCCAG GAAAGGTTGTGTGGAGCAGAGAGGAGTCGCTGGCAGAAGTGGTGAGCTTGGAGATGGTGGATCTGCCTCTGACGGGTGCACAGGCTGAGTTGGAGGGAGAATTTGGGAAGAAAGCAG ATGGGTTGCTGGGGATGTTTCTGAAGCGGCTGTCCTCCCAGCTTATCCTGCTGCAAGCCTGGACTGCTCACCTTTGGAAGATGTTCTACGATGCCAGGAAACCCCGGAGCCAgattaaaaatgagattaaCATTGACAATCTAGCCAGGGATGAGTTCAATCTCCagaaaatgatggtgatggTCACTGCTTCAGGAAAG CTTTTTGGAATTGAAAGCAGTTCTGGCACCATCCTATGGAAGCAGTACCTCAGGAACGTGAGACCAGGTGCCTCCCTCAAGCTGATGGTCCAGAGAACAACAGCCCACTTCCCCCACCCTCCACAGTGCACCTTGCTTGTTAAGGATAAG GAAACCAAAATGAGCTTTCTGTACGTCTTTAACCCCATCTTTGGGAAGAGAAGCCAAGTAGCACCCCCTGTTTTGAAGCGTCCAGTTCTTCAGACTTTGCTTCTGCCTATTATGGATCAAGACTACGCCAAAGTACTACTTCTGATCGACGATGAGTACAAG GTTACAGCTTTCCCAGCAACTAAGAATGTTCTTCGCCAGTTGGAAGAAATGGCCCATTCCATCTTCTTTTATCTAGTGGATGCCGAGCAGGGAAAGCTCTCTGGGTTCAGGCTGAAAAAG GACTTGACAACAGAGGAGAGCTGGCAGGTGGCCATACCCACCGAAGTACAGAGGATAGTGACAGTGAAAGGGAAGAGATCCAGTGAGCACGTGCACTCCCAGGGCCGTGTGATGGGAGACCGCAGTGTTCTCTATAAG TCCTTGAATCCAAACCTGCTTGCAGTGGTGACAGAGAGCACCGACACGCACCATGAGCGCACTTTTGTTGGGATATTTCTGATTGATGGAGTCACAGGCAGGATCATCCACTCATCAGTACAGAAGAAAGCCAAGGGACCTGTCCACATCGTCCACTCAGAGAACTGGGTGGTG TACCAGTACTGGAACACAAAGGCACGTCGGAATGAGTTCACTGTGCTGGAGCTGTATGAGGGGACAGAGCAATACAACGCCACAGCCTTCAGCTCCCTGGACCGCCCGCTTTTACCTCAGGTCCTCCAGCAGTCCTACATCTTCCCCTCTGCCATCAGTGCCATGGAGGCCACCATCACTGAGCGAGGCATCACCAGCCGTCATTTGCTGA TTGGACTTCCCTCCGGTGCCATCCTCTCCCTTCCCAAGGCTCTGCTGGATCCTCGCCGACCAGAGAtccccacagagcagagcag AGAAGAGAACCTGATTCCCTACTCCCCAGATGTGCAGATCCACGCTGAGAGGTTTATCAACTACAATCAGACTGTATCCCAAATAAGAGGGATTTACACAGCCCCGTCTGGTCTGGAGTCTACTTGTTTG GTTGTGGCTTATGGCCTGGACATCTACCAGACCCGTGTGTACCCCTCGAAGCAGTTTGATGTCCTGAAAGATGACTACGACTACGTGTTGATCAGCAGCGTCCTCTTCGGGCTGGTGTTTGCCACAATGATCACAAAGAGACTGGCCCAAGTGAAACTGCTGAACCGTGCCTGGCGGTAG